From Nocardia sp. NBC_00416:
CGCCCAGACCAGGTGGCGCAGCGCATCCTCGGATCGCACGCGCATCGTGCCGGGGCTTTCGCCGTCGGGGTGGATCGCGCTGCCGTCCCAGAATTCGAACCCCACCGCAGGGTGCGGGCCGAAGGCGGCGTGCAGCAGAGGTCCGAACGCGGCAGCGATCGTGGCCTTGTTACCCATCCGACCACTATGGCCCGCGTCGCGCCGCTGGTGCGGCACCGACGCGGGCCATCCGGGCTGCCGCGTGTCCGGGTTCAGCCCACGAGGGACGGAAGGACCAGATCTCGGTAGCGCTGTTTCATCGTCTCGATCACTTCCCGGCCGTCGCCGGCCCATACCGCGGCATTGAAAATCTCGACCTCGACGTCGCCGCGGTAACCGGCGTTGCGAACCCACCGGCCGATAGTCGCGAAGTCGATGACGCCGTCGCCCATCATGCCGCGGGACAGCAGTGGATCGGCGGTCATCGGGTTCAACCAATCGCACACTTGATACGAGCTGATCCGTCCGGAGGCACCGGCCCGGGCGATCTGTTCCGCCAGGGTCGGATCCCACCAGATATGGAACGTGTCGACCACGACGCCCACGGTCTCCGCCGGATGCGGCTGCGCCATCGACAACGCCTGTGCCAGTGTGGAGATCACCGCGCGGTCGGCGCAGAACATCGGATGCAGCGGTTCCAGAGCGAGGCGGATACCCCGCTCGGCCGCATACGGGACCAGCAGTGCCAGCCGCTCCTCCACTCGCGCCCGCGCGGCGACGAGATTCGGGTCCGGCATGCCGCCGACCACCATCACCAGTTCTCGCGTGCCCAGTGTCGCCGCGTCGTCGATGGCACGGCGGTTGTCGTCGAGTGCCGGCTGCCCGTCGCCCGGCTCGGTCAGGAAGCCGCCCCGGCACAGACTGGAGACACGCAACCCCGCATCGGCGACGATCTTCGCCGCGGCAGCGGCGCCGATCTCGTCGACCCGATCCCGCCACAGTCCGATCGCGCCGAGCCCCGCGCGGGCAGCGCCGTCCACCGCCTCGGCGAGAGTCCACCGCTTCGTCGTCGCGGTATTCAGCGACAGGGATCGGTACGGATCGGTC
This genomic window contains:
- a CDS encoding sugar phosphate isomerase/epimerase family protein, yielding MTSVAAQHIPFDLTDPYRSLSLNTATTKRWTLAEAVDGAARAGLGAIGLWRDRVDEIGAAAAAKIVADAGLRVSSLCRGGFLTEPGDGQPALDDNRRAIDDAATLGTRELVMVVGGMPDPNLVAARARVEERLALLVPYAAERGIRLALEPLHPMFCADRAVISTLAQALSMAQPHPAETVGVVVDTFHIWWDPTLAEQIARAGASGRISSYQVCDWLNPMTADPLLSRGMMGDGVIDFATIGRWVRNAGYRGDVEVEIFNAAVWAGDGREVIETMKQRYRDLVLPSLVG